The following DNA comes from Synergistota bacterium.
GCTCATAGGATAGCCGTTAAGTTTGCTTTTTAAGTAAGCCCTTTTATTCTGAACTCCAGACATATTCAGAAGAGCGTTAACCACCTTGTCGCCGTTTGAAAGATTACCCAAGGTGAAGGTTATAACCGAGATTTCGGGACCAGTAAGGAGAAAACCACTCTTGCACTTTTCATAAAGCTTGGCTATAACGGGGCATCTTGACTTTATTATCATAAATTCCTTATCCTCTTCCAGAATGAACTCTCTTTTTACGGCTTCTTCTTCACCCGGGAAAGTTCCTCCAAAAGAGATTCTAAACGCTTGAAGAAGCTCATAAGCGGATTTAAAAGCTTCTTCGGAAACAGCTTCCATGTCCATTAGGAAGGAGAGCTGATCTTCATATGGAGAACCATCAAGATCAACGAAGAGGCTTCTTGATCCTGTCCTTCTATGAATTCCAAGCGGAAGCTTTATAAGATTACCAAGCCCTCCGCTTTTAACGAAAGCCTGTTTGGGAAAGAGCTCCACCAAGATCTCCCCGGGAAAGGGCTTTATGGATTCCAGAAGGGCTAAACCGAATTCTCTTACCCTTCTGGCTGAAATGGGCTTTTTAAAAAGAACCCAGACATGATATCCCTTAAAGCCGGAATGCTCAAGATACGGTTTTAAACCGGTTTCCTCAAGCTTAGAATATATCTTTCCCGCAGATGAGAGAAGGATTTCATTTAATCTTCTTCTCGCTGACTCATGGGCGAGATATGATGAAAGCTCTCCCTTGGAAACATCGAGATCGAACGCGAGAAAGCAAACCGTGTTATCCTCCCTGAGCTGATATACCCCGAGGGTATAGTTCCCCAGAATATGATTTCTGACGAGGTTCAACGTTAAGGGCTCCCTCACCGGGGTAAAACCGACTTCTCCCCGAGGAGTAACCCACTGACGCGCGTGTATTCCCTCTCTTCCCCTAAAAAGGGAAAGAAACTTCGCGAGATGAACTTCTGAGGGAACGAGAAGGTTCTCATCGGCGGGAAGCTCTTGTCTTTCTCTGAGACTATTGAGAATATTTCTGAAAACTCCGTCTTTCGTTTCCTCAAACGCTTTCCTACATAATTCCTCAAGAGCCTCATCATTGTTTTGAATTTCGTAAATCCGAGCCAATAGCAAGTATATGCTTTTAGTATGATGGGAAGAACCCAGAAGCTTTTTAAGAAGCTTTTCAGCCCTTTCGAGCTCTCTCTTATCTATATAAAGCTCAATGAGACACTCTAAGGCATCTATGTTATCCCTATCGTCCCTAACCGCGAGAGATAACTCCGTTTCAGCCATGCTATCAAGCCCAAGTGCTTTAAAGAACCTTGAAAGCCTCAAAGTGAAGATCGCTATCTTTAATATCCGGAATTGGAAACGCTCCCTCCATGATAGAAATTGCCTTCTCTATCTCACCGCTGGATATTAATCTCCCCGCTTCTTCAAGAATCTCCCTTAATCCCTCTTGCATCTTTCATCACCACCTTTCCGAAACCAAAGGTAGTGTTTCTACCAACATGGAGATCCTTCATAGCATCAAGATACGAAAGAAGAAAGGAAGGAACGGGAGCGTAAACCGCTTCTCCAAGGATCCCTTCCAGGCGCATGGGCTTACTCCGGCGATGAGAAAATCGACGATATGATTTTTTGACAAACCTCCCTTCTTTTAGCATTACATTCTCGAGTTCCTCAAGGATTCCCTTAAAGGGATATATGCCATCTCCGCCACAGTGAAAGTAGTCCAGAAGAACTATCCTGCGGAAAAAGTTTCTCAAGAGCGCGGAGAAAGAGGGCTCTTCTTGAAATCTTTCGTTGAAAATCAGCCTTAGCGGGGTCTCAAATGAAAGAGAAACGGAAAAGAAAGATCTTCCCTCCATTATCTCAAAGGAAAGCATCTTAGGAGAGGAAACGGGAATTTCTATCTCTTCTCCCTTAAAAAGGTCATTCCCTTCGTGGAAAATCGATTGAAGCCTAAAATTCATCTTTTTCAGGACCTTAAGGAAGGTATAAGCGAAATGAGGGAGATAATCGTTAGCTTTACCTATGAGGGTGAGATCTATCCTAAGGCTATCACCCTTCTTAAGACGAATTTCCTTAAAAGGTAGGGATATCACGAAAGGGCGTGGAGCGGAGTTATACTTCCTCATTATCCTGGTACCCGGTGGAGGGCGTGTCTCAAAAACATAAAAATAAGGGCAGGAAAATCTAAGCATGCAGGTGGAGCAATCGGAAGCTTTTCGCAAACATACGAGCTTTCTAAAAGTTGCTCCAAACTTCCCCCTAATTAGATTGGCACCAAACTCCGGGAGCTTTATTTCACTCTCAGCGATGCAAACGATAGCGTAATTTCTCCAGTAAAGCATCTACCTTTTCCTCCAGATCTTCAAGGGTGCCATCATTTTTTATAACATGGTCAGCGAGGCGCTCTTTCTGCTCAAGAGGCATCTGTTTACTTAGCCTCCTTTTAATTTCCTCTTTGCTCCATCCTTTCTTCTCCTTTAGCCTTTTGATTACTTTATCTAAAGGTGCGGAAACGACCACTATAACATCCACATCATACGCGCCTTTTGATTCAAGAAGCAGGGGAATTTCAACGACAAGATCTTCTCCCTTCTCACGAGCCTTAGCAATCTCCGCGTTTATTACCCGCCGAATGAGAGGATGAAGAATGGAATTTAATTTACGGAGTCTCTCCTCATCCGAGAAGACTATCCCTGCAAGCTTTTTCCTATCTACTTCTCCATTTGGGGTGAAAACGATTTCACCAAATATATCCCTTATTCTGCTTTTTACGAAATTCTCCTCAAGCAGAGAGTGAGCAATATCATCAGCGCTGATAACTTTAAGCCCCCGCTTTTTAAGAATCCTTGCAACCTCGCTTTTACCGCACCCTAACCCACCGGTTAAGCCTATTATCAAATCAATCCTCCAGAAAAATCCTGTGAACGGGATCTATTTCCTGAACAAACATCGAGAGAGGATTTGAAAGCGAGGAGCCATATATTCTTCTGAAGCATGCTGAAGTCATATAAAGCCTTTCCTTAGCCCTGGTCATACCGACATAGCAGAGCCTTCTTTCCTCCTCAAGCTCCTGAGGATCGTTTAAGCTTCTATAAAGCGGGAATAGTCCCTGCTCCATCCCCACCATAAAAACCACTAGAAATTCAAGCCCCTTGGAAGCGTGAAGGGTAAGCATGTTAACCGCATCCCTTTCCTCCTTTCGGAGATCTTGATCGGTGTAAAGCGAGATTCTATCCAGAAATGCCTCAAGCGTTAGATTCTCTTCCTCTTCTTCCATGCGGATTATAACGGTCGAAAGCTCCTCAAGGTTTTTAAGCCTGTCCTCCCACTCCCTTCCAAGCGAGTATAGCATGTCAAGATACCCGCTTTTTTCAAGAACGAGAGAGAAAAGCTCTCGCAGGGGAATCTGATTGACCTTTTCTCTAAGAGAGTCTATCAATAAGGAAAACGACAAAAGCGCTTTCTTGATTCTCGCCTGCCCTTCAAATTTCTTCAAGCCCTCCCATATGGTTAAACCTTCGCTTAAAATAAGCTCCTTAAGGGCTTCAATCGTTTTTTTCCCTATACCTCGAGGTGGCGTTAAAAGAGCCCTTTCAAGGCTGAAAATATCATAAGGCATAACGAGAATTCTCAGATAAGCGAGAATATCTTTTATCTCCTTTCTCTCGTAAAAGTGAAGTCCCCTAACTATTCTGTAGGGAATGCCACTTCTTAGGAAAAGCTCTTCATAGAAGCGAGATTGGGCGTTCGCCCTGTAAAGTAGCGCGATATCTTTAAATGAGTACCCCTCTCCTCTCAACGATAATATCTCCTCCACGATGAAGTTACCCTCGTCGAGATCAGAATTTCCCCTGTAGACTACAACCGGTCTGCCTCTTCCCTTATCCGTCCACAGCTTTTTCTGATACCTGTTAACGTTATTGGATATAACGCTATTTGCTGCCTCAAGTATCGACATAGTTGAGCGATAATTACGCTCAAGAGAGATTATCCTGGCATCCGGGAAGTCGGTCTTAAAGTTAAGGATAATGCCCGGATCCGCTCCTCGCCAGCTGTATATGGACTGATCAGGATCTCCAACGGCGGTTATCCTTCTACTTGAAGATGAAAGCTTCTTGGCCAGCAGAAATTGCGGCTTGTTTATATCCTGATATTCGTCAACAAGGATATACCTGAACCTGTTTGAGTACTTTTCCAGCAACCCATCGCTTGAAAGAAGCCTTAATGGCTCAAGAAGCAGATCATCGAAATCGAGAAGTTGAAGGGACTTTTTCCTCCTTTCGTATTCCACATATATATCCAGGAGCACACGCTCTTTCGGCGTACAGGGAGCGAAAAGCTCAGGAGGAATCATCCTATTCTTAAGCAGGCTTATCCTCCAAGCACAGTAAGATGAGGTAACTCCTTCCACTCTCGGTGATATTTCCTTCACTATCTCCTTAAGAAGCTTTTCTCTGTCATCCTCATCAATAACCGCCTCCTTAAACCCCTCCATCCTGAGAAGCCTTAAACCAAACGAATGGAAGGTGGAAACGATAAGTCCCCTTAAGTCATCGCTGAGAAGAACTTTAACCCTTTCTTTCATTTCAGAAGCGGCTTTATTGGTGAACGTCACCGCAAGAATCTCGTGAGGGCTCGCCAGCTTCGCTTTAATAAGGTAAGCTATCTTATAAGTAACAACCCTTGTTTTTCCGCTACCCGCTCCTGCGAGAACGAGGAGCGGTCCTTCATTATATAAGACTGCTTCTTTCTGTTTATCATTTAAGTCTTTAAGAAAGTCCATAAACCTCCGGTGCCCTGTCCTTAAAGACAGGGATCCTTTCTCTGACCTCCTTTACCTTATCTATGTTAATCTCCGCAAATACTATAGCCTCAAGCTCGCTACCGCCAGCGATTATTTCCCCCCATGGGTCGATGACGAGTGAATTTCCAGCAAATTCTATCTTTCCTTCCTGTCCATATCTATTCGCAGCAACTATATAAAGTTGATTCTCTATGGCTCTTGCCTGAAGAAGAGTTTTCCAATGAGATAGACGAGAAAGAGGCCATTGAGCGGGCACAAATATTATCTGCGCTCCCTTAAGCGCAAGCGCCCGTGCGAGCTCCGGAAAGCGTATATCGTAGCAAATCATAAGGCCACATCTTATCCCCTCAAGATCAAATAGACCAAGCTCTTTTCCCCTCTCGAAGGCTTTATCTTCATTCATAAGGCCAAAAAGATGTACCTTTCTATAGATTCCAAGGAGCTTTCCCTCTCTGCTGAAGACCAAAGAAGCGTTATATATCTTCCCTTTTTCGTTTAACGCAATGCTTCCAGCCACGATGTTAACCTGAAATCGGAGAGCCATATCCATTATAAACTTAATGGTTTTAGGCCCCTCAAGAACCGAAAGCTCCTTAATATTTTTCAAATCGTAGCTTATATCCCACATCTCTGGTAATACGACGACATCAGGCCTTTTAAACTTCACCTTTTCGAGTAAAACTCTCACCTTCGACCGATTATACTCCGGGTCCCCAAGCTTCACATCGATCTGGAAGACCGCAACCTTGAGCAATCCAACCATCCCCCTTTCCTAAGGAAGCTACAAAGATTATATCACAATGGATTTTCGAAAATCCTTCACTCACATGGACAATCACCAACTCTGCATGTATAATTATATTATGCGAGTTTTAAGTAAGATGGGAATCAAAACGCGTATCCTTATCCTTATAACGATTATCTTTATAGCTTTATTTATTTTAGGATGGATAAACATCAGGATTATCGAGAAGGTAGGGAAAAGCGAGAGTCTTTTCTCGAAGGAAACTCTCATACTAAGATATTTTGAGAATCTTAAAGAAGCAATTGAAGCCCTCCAGGGAGACCTGATCTCTTTCGAAACGGAAAACCTTCCCTCCATGATTTTGAAAAGGGATATAGCGAGTCTGGAATCCTCCCTTAAGATCCTAAGAGAGCTCAGTGGAACCGATAGGGAGCTTGAGAGAGCGACCTCGATGCTTCTTAACTCTATCGAAACCTTAACCGAATTCCCCGCAAAGGGATTTCTGAACTTTTGCTTGAGCTTAACGAGCGACACGTTGAAAATCCTCAATGAAAGAATAAAGGACAAGGAGGGAACCATAGCTCGGATAAGAGTAGAATTTAAGAAAACGCTTAAGAAGGCTCATAGAGATTCCATTGTAATATTCGTCCTCGCTCTGATAATCACAATCATATCATCTATCATGGCAATTAATGGTATCAAAAGCTGTATGAACACCCTGATCGGATATCTAACCGGGATAACAAGGCAGATAGGTGCAAACAGATTCCCCGTCAAGCCCCCACCTGTTAAGAAGGAAAGCCCTGAGATAAAGGGGATAATAAAGTTCATCGAGAGGCTTGTCAGCGAGCTGAATCAAAGCGTTGAGAGGCTTAAAGAACTGAGCAAAGCAAAAACTGCATTTCTTGCGATAGTCTCACACGAGCTTAGAACACCCTTAACACCGATAATCGGCTTCTCCGAGCTACTGCTTCGAGAAGATATATCAGAGGAGATCAAGGAAAGTCTCAGAATAATAGCATCTGAAGCCCGAAAGCTTTCAAAAATGATAGAGCGAATGCTCTCTTACTCACGCCTTGACTCAGAGCCTGAAATGAGAGAGATAAGCTTAAAAAGCTTGCTTGCTGATGAGGCGGGAACGATAAAGGAGCTGGCTGAGAGGAAGAAATTACGGTTCATTCTGAAGCTTCCGAAGGAAGATATCATCGTAAAAACCGATCCAAGTAGGTTAGCTCTGGCGCTTAGAGAGATATTAAATAATGCTCTGAAGTTCACGAAGGAAGGGTATATAAAGCTCAGCTTGAAAGTCGCGGATGAAAGCGCTATCATAGCCATCGAGGATACCGGTATAGGTATAGAGAAAGACAAAGAGAAAGTTATCTTCGAGCTCTTCACTCAGAGTGAGAATTTCTTGAGAAGACAGCATGAAGGAATAGGCATAGGGCTTCCCTTAGCCTTAAGGGCGATAAAAAGCATAGGGGGAAATATCTATTTTAAGAGCACTCCTGGAAAGGGAAGTAGATTTTTCATAGAAATTCCCCTGAAAGGAGGAGAAGGCCTTGACAAAGATCGCCCGAAAAATGCAGGCGATAGAACCTTCGGCAACGCTTCAGATAACGGCTGAGGCGGGGAGATTAAGGAGAGAGGGCAAAAACGTGATAAGCTTGGCGGCAGGTGAACCTGATTTTCCAACACCGAGAAATATAAAAGATGAAGCAATAAAAGCTATAGAGGAGGATTTTACTCACTATACACCCGCAAGCGGGATTCCCGAACTTAAGGAAGCTATAGCTGAGAAGTTTAAGAAAGATTGGGGGATAGAATATAAGCCAAGTGAGGTTATCGTATCCGTGGGAGCTAAACAGGTAATCTTTAATGCAATCTATGCCCTGTGCGATCAGGGAGATGAGATCATCGTTATAGCACCCGCATGGGTAAGCTATGTTGAACAGATAAAGCTTGCCGGTGGAAAACCGGTGATAGTCAACGCCAGCGAGGAAGACGATTTCGTTCCAAATCCGGAAGAAATAGAGAGAAAGATAAGCAATAGAACCAAAGCCATAATCATAAACACGCCTAATAATCCAACCGGTGCGGTTTACCCTAAGGATGTGCTATTATCCATTGCAAAGATGGCAATATCCCGAGATATATTTATAATAAGCGATGAGATATACGAAAAGCTATCCTACGGGGAGAAAAGCGAATCACTCGCTCATCTTTTTCCCGAGGCGAAGGAAAAAATGCTTATAGTTAATGGAGTATCTAAAGCATATGCTATGACCGGATGGAGGATAGGATGGGGGCTGGGTCCCCAAGATCTCATAAGGGCAATGGGAATCGTTCAAGGACATATGACATCAAATCCCTGCTCTATCGCACAAAGAGCAGCGTTGGAGGCGGTAAGAGGTCCACAAGACGAGGTAAAGGAAATGGTAAAGGAATTTGAAAAAAGAAGAGAGCTCCTCTTCTCATCGCTCAGAGGAGCTCCATATATAAGGCTAAGAAAACCAAAGGGGGCCTTTTACCTGTTTGTAAACATAAAGGAGACGATAGGTAAAAAGCTTAAGGGAGAAGCGATAAATGACGATGCAGATTTCTGCAAGAAGCTTCTGTCCGAAAAGCTCGTAGCAGTAGTTCCTGGTAAGGCCTTTCTTTCACCGGGATATATACGCATATCTTATGCTGCCTCCAGAAAGGAGCTTGAGGAAGCATCTTGTAGAATAAAGGAGTTTCTCGAAAGCTTAGACTAATCCAGAAAGTCCTTAAGCTTCTTGCTTCTTGTAGGGTGCCTGAGCTTTCTTAACGCTTTAGCCTCTATCTGCCTTATTCTCTCGCGTGTAACGCCGAAGCGCCTGCCTACCTCCTCAAGAGTGCACGGTTTGCCATCCTCAAGCCCAAAGCGGAGCTTAAGGACCTCTCTTTCCCGCTTGGAAAGGCTGTTTAGCACTGACTCAAGCTGTTCTTTAAGTAGCTGACACGTTGCAGCTTCCGCGGGAGCAGGTATTACTTTGTCCTCTATAAAATCACCAAGGTGACTATCTTCTTCCTCACCTATCGGGGTCTCCAAAGATATAGGTTCCTGCGATATCTTAAGAACCTCTTCCACCCTCTCAACGGGCATATCCATAGCCTTAGCTATCTCCTCAGTGGTAGGTTCTCTACCAAGCTCCTGCACGAGCTGTCTTGAAACCCTCATAAGCCTGTTTATGGTTTCGACCATATGAACGGGAATTCTTATGGTTCTGGCTTGATCAGCTATAGCTCTCGTTATAGCTTGCCTTATCCACCAGGTAGCATAGGTGCTGAACTTGTATCCCTTTCTATAATCAAACTTTTCAACCGCCCTTATGAGCCCCAGATTTCCCTCTTGTATCAGATCGAGAAAGAGCATACCCCTACCTATGTACTTCTTGGCTATGCTAACAACAAGTCTGAGATTGGATTCTATAAGCTTCCTCTTAGCTTCCATATCTCCCTGCTCCATTCTCTTTGCGAGCTCTACCTCCTCCTCCGCCGTTAGAAGAGGAATTTTTCCTATCTCCTTAAGATACATCCTTACCGGATCATCAAGCGCTATTTCCTCGCCAAGGTCTATATCTATAGACTCTCCCTCAGCTCCTTTCTTATCACGTGATCCGATTAGCTTCTCGTATGTTTCCGGCGAATCCACCACATCTATACCCATCTCCATAAGGTTCAAGTAAAGCTCATCAAGCTCGTTTGGAGTGATGGTCTCTTTCCCCAGGACCTTGTCTATTTCATCATAGGTAACATATCCTTTATCCTTTCCCTCTTTAAGAAGCGTCTTTACCCTCTCCATCTTCTCCCTAACCACCTCTTCCTGCATCCGCACACCACCCTCCTCCATGAAACTGCTTGAGAAGTCTCAGATACTCTTCATACAGGGTCCCGGGTAGCGAGCCCTCACGCCTCAATCTCTCCTCAAGCTCTTCTAACCTCTTCTTAAGTTTCCGGGATACGAGCTTCTCCAGAAGAGCTTCAAAGTAAAGCTCTATCTTTTCCTCCGTGCAGGGAGGCTCCCTCAAAGCCATCCCTGCGACTATCCCGGCAAGTTCCTCATCTTCTTGAGACTCTCCCATTATTTCACTTTCGCTGAAACCATCTAAAATCCTTCTCAATATCCATCTCATTTTTTCATCTTCTAATAGATCAATTCCTCCACACGCGAGGAGCTTATCCGAAAGCTTTGGGTATTTAAGAAGCGTCAGGATAAGCTCCTCCTCAGCCCTTTGAAAGGCATCTTTCTTGCGCAAGGAAGTAGAAGCTATCGCAGAGCTTCGCGGTCCTCTTTTCAAACCCGAGCGAAGAGATCTCAATATCACTCTCTCAGGAACGCCAAGTCTACGAGAGACCTCCGGCACTACAAGAGCCCTATCAGACTCCGAAAGCTCCAATAAGAATTCCACCGCTTTTTTAAGAGCAGCTCTTTTGCTCTCCATATCAGATGGGTCATAGTCGCGAAATATGATCTCCATTCTAAATTCCCAGAAGCTTCGCGCCTCACCAAGAAGCCTTTCAAACCCCTCCTTTCCATATTTTGAAACAAAATCATCGGGATCGCTTCCACGAGGGAGTTCAACAACGCTCACCTTAAGCCCCTTATTCACAAGAAGAGAAAGCCCTCTCAAGGTAGCAGATTCCCCCGCTGAATCAGCATCATACGCTATAAAGACATGTGAGACATATCGAGCTATTAAATTAGCCTGCCTTTCCGTCAGAGATGTTCCCAAGGAAGCGACCGTGAATCTTACCCCTTCCTGAAAAAGCTTTATCATGTCCATATATCCCTCAACCAGAATCAACCTATCTTCAGACTTGGCATATTTTAAGGCCTTATCTATCCCAAAGAGAAGCTTTTTCTTACTGAAAACGGGAGTTTCAGGGGAGTTAAGATACTTTGGTTCCTCCCCAGTCAAGCTTCTTCCACCAAAGCCGAGAATCCTTCCCCGCTCATCCAATATAGGAAATATCACTCTTCCTCTGAACCTATCATAATATTTTCCATCAAGAGAGGAAGAGATAAGGCCCGCTCTTGCAAGCTCCTCAGGATATATCCCCTTATTAATCATGAAATTCACAAGGGCGTCTCGCGACGATGGTGCGTATCCCATTCTGAAGGCTTTTATAGTAGAAAGAGTTATACCTCTCCTTTTGAGATAGGAGAGCGCCTCGCTTCCCTCCTCACCCCATAAACTTGACTCGAAAAAGGAAAGAGCAAGCTCGTTGAGCTTATATATTCTTTCTCTCTCTCTCGCCTCACGGGTCAGCGTAGCGGGATCCATCTCTTTCAGCGATATTCC
Coding sequences within:
- the cas6 gene encoding CRISPR system precrRNA processing endoribonuclease RAMP protein Cas6, whose translation is MLYWRNYAIVCIAESEIKLPEFGANLIRGKFGATFRKLVCLRKASDCSTCMLRFSCPYFYVFETRPPPGTRIMRKYNSAPRPFVISLPFKEIRLKKGDSLRIDLTLIGKANDYLPHFAYTFLKVLKKMNFRLQSIFHEGNDLFKGEEIEIPVSSPKMLSFEIMEGRSFFSVSLSFETPLRLIFNERFQEEPSFSALLRNFFRRIVLLDYFHCGGDGIYPFKGILEELENVMLKEGRFVKKSYRRFSHRRSKPMRLEGILGEAVYAPVPSFLLSYLDAMKDLHVGRNTTFGFGKVVMKDARGIKGDS
- a CDS encoding dephospho-CoA kinase, with amino-acid sequence MIIGLTGGLGCGKSEVARILKKRGLKVISADDIAHSLLEENFVKSRIRDIFGEIVFTPNGEVDRKKLAGIVFSDEERLRKLNSILHPLIRRVINAEIAKAREKGEDLVVEIPLLLESKGAYDVDVIVVVSAPLDKVIKRLKEKKGWSKEEIKRRLSKQMPLEQKERLADHVIKNDGTLEDLEEKVDALLEKLRYRLHR
- a CDS encoding UvrD-helicase domain-containing protein; its protein translation is MDFLKDLNDKQKEAVLYNEGPLLVLAGAGSGKTRVVTYKIAYLIKAKLASPHEILAVTFTNKAASEMKERVKVLLSDDLRGLIVSTFHSFGLRLLRMEGFKEAVIDEDDREKLLKEIVKEISPRVEGVTSSYCAWRISLLKNRMIPPELFAPCTPKERVLLDIYVEYERRKKSLQLLDFDDLLLEPLRLLSSDGLLEKYSNRFRYILVDEYQDINKPQFLLAKKLSSSSRRITAVGDPDQSIYSWRGADPGIILNFKTDFPDARIISLERNYRSTMSILEAANSVISNNVNRYQKKLWTDKGRGRPVVVYRGNSDLDEGNFIVEEILSLRGEGYSFKDIALLYRANAQSRFYEELFLRSGIPYRIVRGLHFYERKEIKDILAYLRILVMPYDIFSLERALLTPPRGIGKKTIEALKELILSEGLTIWEGLKKFEGQARIKKALLSFSLLIDSLREKVNQIPLRELFSLVLEKSGYLDMLYSLGREWEDRLKNLEELSTVIIRMEEEEENLTLEAFLDRISLYTDQDLRKEERDAVNMLTLHASKGLEFLVVFMVGMEQGLFPLYRSLNDPQELEEERRLCYVGMTRAKERLYMTSACFRRIYGSSLSNPLSMFVQEIDPVHRIFLED
- a CDS encoding carbon-nitrogen family hydrolase; amino-acid sequence: MVGLLKVAVFQIDVKLGDPEYNRSKVRVLLEKVKFKRPDVVVLPEMWDISYDLKNIKELSVLEGPKTIKFIMDMALRFQVNIVAGSIALNEKGKIYNASLVFSREGKLLGIYRKVHLFGLMNEDKAFERGKELGLFDLEGIRCGLMICYDIRFPELARALALKGAQIIFVPAQWPLSRLSHWKTLLQARAIENQLYIVAANRYGQEGKIEFAGNSLVIDPWGEIIAGGSELEAIVFAEINIDKVKEVRERIPVFKDRAPEVYGLS
- a CDS encoding HAMP domain-containing histidine kinase; the protein is MGIKTRILILITIIFIALFILGWINIRIIEKVGKSESLFSKETLILRYFENLKEAIEALQGDLISFETENLPSMILKRDIASLESSLKILRELSGTDRELERATSMLLNSIETLTEFPAKGFLNFCLSLTSDTLKILNERIKDKEGTIARIRVEFKKTLKKAHRDSIVIFVLALIITIISSIMAINGIKSCMNTLIGYLTGITRQIGANRFPVKPPPVKKESPEIKGIIKFIERLVSELNQSVERLKELSKAKTAFLAIVSHELRTPLTPIIGFSELLLREDISEEIKESLRIIASEARKLSKMIERMLSYSRLDSEPEMREISLKSLLADEAGTIKELAERKKLRFILKLPKEDIIVKTDPSRLALALREILNNALKFTKEGYIKLSLKVADESAIIAIEDTGIGIEKDKEKVIFELFTQSENFLRRQHEGIGIGLPLALRAIKSIGGNIYFKSTPGKGSRFFIEIPLKGGEGLDKDRPKNAGDRTFGNASDNG
- a CDS encoding pyridoxal phosphate-dependent aminotransferase; translated protein: MQAIEPSATLQITAEAGRLRREGKNVISLAAGEPDFPTPRNIKDEAIKAIEEDFTHYTPASGIPELKEAIAEKFKKDWGIEYKPSEVIVSVGAKQVIFNAIYALCDQGDEIIVIAPAWVSYVEQIKLAGGKPVIVNASEEDDFVPNPEEIERKISNRTKAIIINTPNNPTGAVYPKDVLLSIAKMAISRDIFIISDEIYEKLSYGEKSESLAHLFPEAKEKMLIVNGVSKAYAMTGWRIGWGLGPQDLIRAMGIVQGHMTSNPCSIAQRAALEAVRGPQDEVKEMVKEFEKRRELLFSSLRGAPYIRLRKPKGAFYLFVNIKETIGKKLKGEAINDDADFCKKLLSEKLVAVVPGKAFLSPGYIRISYAASRKELEEASCRIKEFLESLD
- the rpoD gene encoding RNA polymerase sigma factor RpoD codes for the protein MQEEVVREKMERVKTLLKEGKDKGYVTYDEIDKVLGKETITPNELDELYLNLMEMGIDVVDSPETYEKLIGSRDKKGAEGESIDIDLGEEIALDDPVRMYLKEIGKIPLLTAEEEVELAKRMEQGDMEAKRKLIESNLRLVVSIAKKYIGRGMLFLDLIQEGNLGLIRAVEKFDYRKGYKFSTYATWWIRQAITRAIADQARTIRIPVHMVETINRLMRVSRQLVQELGREPTTEEIAKAMDMPVERVEEVLKISQEPISLETPIGEEEDSHLGDFIEDKVIPAPAEAATCQLLKEQLESVLNSLSKREREVLKLRFGLEDGKPCTLEEVGRRFGVTRERIRQIEAKALRKLRHPTRSKKLKDFLD
- a CDS encoding DNA primase; amino-acid sequence: MRFPPGFVEEVRRRNDIVEVISEYIPLKRAGKNYKALCPFHSEKTPSFIVSPDKQIFHCFGCGAGGDVIGFIMKIEKVSFYDAVLRLAERAGISLKEMDPATLTREARERERIYKLNELALSFFESSLWGEEGSEALSYLKRRGITLSTIKAFRMGYAPSSRDALVNFMINKGIYPEELARAGLISSSLDGKYYDRFRGRVIFPILDERGRILGFGGRSLTGEEPKYLNSPETPVFSKKKLLFGIDKALKYAKSEDRLILVEGYMDMIKLFQEGVRFTVASLGTSLTERQANLIARYVSHVFIAYDADSAGESATLRGLSLLVNKGLKVSVVELPRGSDPDDFVSKYGKEGFERLLGEARSFWEFRMEIIFRDYDPSDMESKRAALKKAVEFLLELSESDRALVVPEVSRRLGVPERVILRSLRSGLKRGPRSSAIASTSLRKKDAFQRAEEELILTLLKYPKLSDKLLACGGIDLLEDEKMRWILRRILDGFSESEIMGESQEDEELAGIVAGMALREPPCTEEKIELYFEALLEKLVSRKLKKRLEELEERLRREGSLPGTLYEEYLRLLKQFHGGGWCADAGRGG